The segment CTATTCCATTTGCTTGAAAGGTTACCGAAAAGCGAATGAATGATCCTGCATCATCCCATGGGACAGTTGATAATAACAATTCCTTTATTAAGTATTGGCTAAATTCCTCTGCTGAATGGAATTCTGGTCCGCCCGCGACTGCTTTTGGAATCCGTGTATATAAGAAAAAGGATCCTTTTGGCTTTTCAACATGAAACCCTGATTCACGCAATACGTTTACTAAAAATGAATGGCGACGCGAATATTTAGCAGCCGTTTGCTCCGTGATTTCCGGATGTGCTAGAGCATAGGCTGCAGCTTTCTGAATTGGAATAAATTGACCCGAATCATAGTTATCTTTTACCGTACTAAATGCGGAAATAAGCTTAGCATTTCCTGCGACAAAACCAATTCTCCATCCAGTCATATTGAAGGATTTTGATAAGGAATGCAACTCGATTCCTACCTCTTTTGCCCCCGGGATAGATAAGAAACTAAGCGGCTTCTCATCAAACACAAGTGCAGCGTATGCCGCGTCATGGATAACAATCAATTTATGCCTTTTAGCAAATTGGACAACCTCTTCGAAAAATGCCTTTGTTGTCACTGCCCCAGTTGGATTATTAGGATAATTTAAGTAGAGTAATTTTGCCTTTTTCAATGCATCATCTGATAATGAATCTAGCTCTGGAAGAAAGCCGTTTTCCTCTATTAACGGTAAACAGACTACCTCTCCACCTAAATATTCTGTATGCGTACCGATAACCGGATAGTTTGGTGTCGGCATAATCGTAATATCACCAGGATTAATAAATGCTGTCGGAATCATGGACAAAGCTGATTTTAAACCTATCGCATGGTTTATTTCTGTCTCTGGCTGTAGTTC is part of the Virgibacillus sp. NKC19-16 genome and harbors:
- a CDS encoding LL-diaminopimelate aminotransferase; amino-acid sequence: MVMTDYIQALFADRIGGAEFGLKEEVYKFEKIKRAKKEAIQTNPGMELIDLGVGEPDAMADQAVVRKLAEETGKPENRFYSDNGTEEFKHAAVTYMKDVFGVGELQPETEINHAIGLKSALSMIPTAFINPGDITIMPTPNYPVIGTHTEYLGGEVVCLPLIEENGFLPELDSLSDDALKKAKLLYLNYPNNPTGAVTTKAFFEEVVQFAKRHKLIVIHDAAYAALVFDEKPLSFLSIPGAKEVGIELHSLSKSFNMTGWRIGFVAGNAKLISAFSTVKDNYDSGQFIPIQKAAAYALAHPEITEQTAAKYSRRHSFLVNVLRESGFHVEKPKGSFFLYTRIPKAVAGGPEFHSAEEFSQYLIKELLLSTVPWDDAGSFIRFSVTFQANGIEEEERILDKIKSRLSTVTFIF